One Rhodococcus sp. P1Y DNA window includes the following coding sequences:
- a CDS encoding PucR family transcriptional regulator, which produces MTVSVRWLLTQPDLALELAGGREGLDNEITFAHTTELRDPVRWLSGGELLLTTGLRLPSAIADRATYLRALSEAGVAAIGFGTGLSHTEVPADLIVAADEIGVPLLEVPLPTPFAAVVKRVMSRLAEQEYEAVLRASRAQTRMTRAVVVGGTGATVRELALATSASVILLDESGRVLESHPAQPSDTELTEVREVLGAGTGGSSSSVSLVRSGASITVQQIKVGSTSHGHLVVISPVTLGYVDQILLGHANSLLALDFEKPVRLRVAQNQLNSHALGLLLADDRDLTPAWSQVRQAADANGMLRGMTIVADSSEFAERVQDVVDAALAKAGRQVFTRRHESRVTVLLRGTDDVEFARSLLSALSVSARKVLRVGLGGKREVADVVASIEQSRLAASVAESGAEPVDFATLTGRALLTFASTREVLNSLADNVITPIDQHDVAHGTDLLRSLRAFLEANGHWESAAAVVGVHRHTLRSRISRIESLIECDLDNARVRAELLLAIHARQS; this is translated from the coding sequence ATGACCGTCTCTGTTCGTTGGTTGCTGACGCAGCCGGACTTGGCGCTCGAGTTGGCAGGCGGGCGAGAGGGACTCGACAACGAGATCACCTTTGCGCACACAACCGAGCTACGAGACCCCGTCCGGTGGTTGTCCGGCGGCGAACTGCTGCTGACCACGGGCCTCCGGTTGCCCTCGGCAATAGCGGACCGAGCCACCTATCTGCGCGCCCTGAGCGAAGCCGGGGTCGCTGCCATCGGTTTCGGTACCGGCCTATCCCACACCGAGGTGCCGGCGGACCTCATCGTCGCTGCAGACGAGATCGGTGTTCCGCTGCTGGAAGTCCCGTTGCCGACCCCGTTCGCCGCGGTGGTGAAACGCGTGATGAGTCGTCTCGCGGAGCAGGAGTACGAGGCGGTGCTCCGGGCCTCGCGTGCGCAGACGAGGATGACCCGAGCTGTAGTCGTCGGGGGCACCGGCGCGACGGTTCGCGAATTGGCACTTGCTACCTCCGCGTCGGTGATACTTCTCGATGAATCCGGACGAGTCCTGGAATCTCACCCGGCGCAGCCTTCCGATACCGAGCTCACCGAGGTGCGTGAAGTGCTCGGAGCCGGCACCGGCGGGTCGTCGAGCAGTGTGTCGCTGGTGCGATCCGGGGCTTCCATCACGGTGCAACAGATCAAGGTGGGCAGCACGTCGCACGGACACCTGGTTGTCATCAGTCCGGTCACGCTCGGCTATGTGGATCAAATTTTGCTGGGCCACGCGAACTCGTTGTTGGCGTTGGACTTCGAGAAACCGGTCCGGCTCAGGGTTGCGCAGAACCAGCTCAATTCGCACGCCTTGGGTCTCTTGCTCGCCGACGACCGCGATCTGACTCCGGCCTGGTCTCAGGTGCGGCAAGCGGCGGATGCGAACGGAATGCTCCGCGGTATGACCATCGTGGCCGACAGCTCGGAGTTCGCCGAACGCGTGCAGGACGTCGTCGATGCGGCGTTGGCCAAGGCTGGAAGGCAGGTCTTCACACGGCGTCACGAATCGCGCGTCACCGTGCTGCTTAGGGGAACCGACGACGTCGAATTCGCGCGTTCGTTGCTCAGCGCCCTATCCGTGTCGGCGCGCAAAGTCCTGCGGGTAGGCCTCGGCGGGAAGCGGGAGGTGGCTGATGTGGTGGCGTCCATCGAGCAGTCACGGCTGGCCGCGTCGGTAGCAGAATCCGGGGCGGAGCCGGTGGATTTCGCGACGCTGACGGGACGCGCACTGTTGACCTTTGCGTCGACGCGCGAAGTTCTCAATTCGTTGGCAGACAACGTGATCACGCCGATCGATCAGCATGACGTCGCGCATGGTACCGACCTACTCAGATCGCTCCGAGCATTCCTCGAAGCCAACGGTCACTGGGAGTCCGCTGCGGCCGTGGTCGGGGTTCATCGCCACACGTTGCGGAGCCGAATCTCGCGAATCGAATCGCTGATCGAGTGCGATCTGGACAACGCGAGGGTGCGTGCGGAACTGCTGCTCGCGATCCACGCCCGGCAGTCGTGA
- a CDS encoding flavin reductase family protein, whose product MNQPSNITDASAAISPDALRSVLGHFATGVVAITALEPDSGVPVGLAANSFTSVSLEPPLVAFCVAHTSTSWPSVMKARRIAINILSDGQESIGRQLSRRSADKFENLSWTPSPGGAPIFAEAAAWLEVEVEAQHEAGDHMIVVSRVHHVHSDDRNPLLFHRGRYGNLLTQ is encoded by the coding sequence GTGAACCAGCCATCGAACATCACTGACGCCTCTGCTGCGATCTCCCCGGACGCTCTGCGGTCGGTACTCGGCCACTTCGCGACCGGAGTCGTTGCGATCACGGCCCTCGAACCCGACAGCGGCGTTCCGGTCGGCCTGGCAGCCAACTCGTTCACCTCGGTATCGCTGGAACCTCCGCTGGTCGCATTCTGCGTTGCCCACACCAGTACATCGTGGCCGAGCGTGATGAAGGCGCGCAGAATCGCGATCAATATTCTCTCCGACGGTCAGGAATCGATTGGAAGGCAACTCTCCCGTCGCAGCGCGGACAAGTTCGAGAACTTATCCTGGACCCCCTCCCCGGGTGGCGCGCCGATCTTCGCCGAGGCTGCGGCCTGGCTCGAAGTCGAAGTCGAAGCCCAACACGAGGCAGGCGATCACATGATCGTGGTCTCGCGGGTGCACCACGTGCACTCGGACGATCGCAATCCACTGCTTTTCCATCGAGGTAGATACGGCAACCTTCTGACCCAATGA
- the gabT gene encoding 4-aminobutyrate--2-oxoglutarate transaminase, whose translation MKDIHYRLPQHRALVTELPGPASTALTARRRAAVAAGVGSSVPVYTADADGGVIVDVDGNSLVDLGSGIAVTSVGASDPAVVEAVREQVGHFTHTCFMVTPYEGYVRVAEELAALTPGDHEKRTVLFNSGAEAVENAVKVARLATGRDAIVAFDHAYHGRTNLTMALTAKSMPYKAHFGPFAPEVYRLPMSYPYRDADGLSGEQAAQRAIDQMEKQIGADSLAAIIIEPIQGEGGFIVPADGFLPTLATWAREHGVVFIADEVQTGFCRTGSWFASDHEGIVPDIITMAKGMAGGMPLSAITGRADLLDKVHPGGLGGTYGGNPVACAAALAAIDTMREYDLPARARRIEGLVLPRLRALADEVGVIGDIRGRGAMLAMEFVQPGTDKPDPELTKAIAAGALTQGVIVLTCGTYGNVIRLLPPLVIGDELLDDALTVIEETVRSLVREKSLV comes from the coding sequence ATGAAAGACATTCACTACCGGTTGCCGCAACACCGTGCACTGGTCACCGAACTTCCCGGCCCCGCTTCGACCGCCCTCACTGCTCGCCGCCGTGCGGCGGTGGCTGCGGGCGTCGGCTCGAGCGTCCCGGTGTACACCGCCGATGCCGACGGCGGCGTGATCGTCGACGTCGACGGTAATTCTCTGGTCGACTTGGGTTCGGGCATCGCGGTCACCAGCGTCGGTGCGTCCGATCCCGCTGTTGTCGAAGCGGTTCGAGAGCAGGTCGGGCATTTCACCCACACGTGCTTCATGGTGACCCCGTACGAAGGGTACGTTCGTGTCGCGGAGGAGCTCGCCGCCCTGACCCCCGGCGACCACGAGAAGCGCACGGTGCTGTTCAACTCCGGCGCCGAAGCTGTCGAGAACGCAGTCAAGGTGGCCCGCCTAGCCACCGGCCGAGATGCGATCGTGGCCTTCGATCACGCCTACCACGGACGCACCAACCTGACGATGGCGCTTACCGCGAAGTCGATGCCGTACAAAGCACATTTCGGACCGTTCGCCCCCGAGGTGTACCGGCTTCCGATGTCGTACCCCTACCGCGACGCGGACGGTCTCTCCGGCGAACAGGCAGCGCAGCGCGCCATCGATCAGATGGAGAAGCAGATCGGCGCAGATTCGCTGGCGGCCATCATCATCGAACCAATCCAGGGCGAGGGCGGATTCATCGTTCCGGCCGACGGGTTCTTGCCGACTCTGGCGACATGGGCGCGTGAGCACGGCGTCGTGTTCATAGCGGACGAGGTCCAGACCGGCTTCTGCCGCACCGGTTCGTGGTTCGCGTCCGATCACGAAGGCATCGTCCCGGACATCATCACCATGGCCAAGGGGATGGCGGGCGGTATGCCACTGTCCGCCATCACCGGTCGAGCCGACCTGCTCGACAAGGTGCATCCCGGCGGACTCGGCGGCACCTACGGCGGCAATCCCGTGGCCTGTGCCGCGGCGCTTGCCGCGATCGACACCATGCGCGAATACGATCTGCCTGCCCGCGCGCGCCGGATCGAAGGCCTCGTACTGCCACGATTGCGCGCACTGGCCGACGAGGTCGGTGTCATCGGAGACATTCGAGGTCGCGGGGCGATGCTGGCTATGGAGTTCGTGCAACCCGGGACCGACAAGCCCGACCCGGAGCTGACCAAGGCGATCGCCGCGGGTGCGCTCACGCAGGGCGTGATCGTGCTGACCTGCGGAACCTACGGCAACGTCATCCGCCTCCTCCCCCCACTGGTGATCGGCGACGAACTACTGGACGACGCGTTGACCGTCATCGAGGAAACGGTGCGGTCCCTGGTCCGCGAAAAGAGCTTGGTATGA
- a CDS encoding LLM class F420-dependent oxidoreductase — protein sequence MRHGVVLFTSDRGIMPAQLAQAAEERGFDAIYVPEHTHIPVKREAPHPGTGDATLPDDRYMRTLDPWIALATAAAVTERIELSTAVSLPAQHDPIALAKTLATLDFLSGGRVSICAGFGWNADELAHHGVPFNRRRTVLKEHIEAMRALWTQEEASYEGEFVSFGPSWAWPKPQHHIPLIIGAEAGPKTLAWIAAHADGWMSTPRTDDVVARSSELVDSWAAAGRSGAPIIRALAPDPERLDEYEAAGVTDACWGVGDGSEAEAMTTLDEIATRFEL from the coding sequence ATGCGACATGGAGTGGTGTTGTTCACCAGTGACCGAGGAATCATGCCGGCGCAGCTGGCACAAGCAGCGGAGGAGCGGGGATTCGACGCAATTTATGTACCCGAGCACACTCACATCCCGGTGAAACGCGAGGCTCCGCACCCGGGAACCGGCGACGCGACTCTGCCGGACGATCGATACATGCGCACCCTGGATCCGTGGATTGCACTCGCCACAGCGGCCGCAGTCACCGAGAGGATCGAACTGTCGACGGCTGTGTCGCTGCCTGCACAGCATGACCCGATCGCTCTGGCGAAAACCCTCGCAACACTCGACTTCCTATCCGGCGGACGGGTGAGCATATGTGCCGGATTCGGTTGGAACGCAGACGAATTGGCCCACCACGGTGTCCCGTTCAACCGGCGGCGTACCGTCCTGAAGGAACACATCGAAGCGATGCGTGCGCTGTGGACCCAGGAAGAGGCCTCCTACGAGGGTGAATTCGTCTCCTTCGGCCCGTCCTGGGCATGGCCGAAACCTCAGCACCACATACCTCTGATCATCGGAGCCGAGGCAGGTCCGAAGACACTCGCATGGATCGCCGCGCACGCTGACGGATGGATGAGTACGCCCCGCACCGATGATGTGGTCGCGCGTTCGAGCGAACTCGTCGACAGCTGGGCTGCCGCCGGCCGCAGTGGCGCACCGATCATTCGAGCGTTGGCCCCCGATCCCGAGCGTCTCGACGAGTACGAGGCCGCTGGAGTCACGGACGCGTGCTGGGGCGTTGGAGACGGTTCCGAAGCCGAGGCAATGACAACGCTCGACGAGATCGCCACGAGGTTCGAACTATGA
- a CDS encoding flavin monoamine oxidase family protein, which translates to MPTLERDVAIVGAGPSGLAAATELRKAGLSVAVLEARDRVGGRTWTDTIDGASLEIGGQWVSPDQESLIALIDELGLETFDRYREGESVYISSAGERTRYSGDSFPVDGTTEKEMDRLVAVLDDLAAQIGPEEPWAHPLARELDTISFEQWLIGQSDDSEARGNIGMFIAGGMLTKPAHAFSALQAVLMAASAGSFSHLVDENFILDKRVVGGMQQVSIRMAAALGDDVFLGAPVRTVRWNPEGAVVIADGDIEVHASRVILAVPPNLYSRISYDPPLPRRQHQMHQHQSLGLVIKVHAVYNTPFWREDGLSGTGFGASEIVQEVYDNTNYQDNRGTLVGFVSDAKADAMFELDEQQRRAKILGSFARYLGPKAAEPEVYYESDWGSEEWTRGAYAASFDLGGLHRYGKDSRTPVGPIHFSCSDIAAEGYQHVDGAVRMGHRTAAAIAAAVGS; encoded by the coding sequence GTGCCCACCCTCGAACGTGACGTCGCCATCGTCGGCGCCGGTCCCTCCGGCCTGGCCGCGGCAACCGAACTCCGCAAGGCGGGACTCTCGGTCGCCGTCCTCGAGGCTCGTGATCGCGTCGGCGGACGCACCTGGACCGACACCATCGACGGCGCGAGTCTGGAAATCGGGGGCCAATGGGTCTCCCCCGATCAGGAGTCCCTCATCGCACTGATCGACGAACTCGGGCTGGAGACGTTCGACAGGTACCGCGAGGGCGAATCGGTCTACATCTCGTCCGCAGGTGAGCGAACTCGGTATTCGGGTGACTCGTTTCCCGTCGACGGCACTACCGAGAAGGAAATGGATCGCCTCGTCGCCGTCCTCGACGATTTGGCCGCGCAGATCGGGCCGGAGGAGCCGTGGGCGCACCCACTTGCCCGCGAACTGGACACGATCTCGTTCGAGCAATGGTTGATCGGCCAATCCGACGACTCCGAGGCCCGCGGCAACATCGGCATGTTCATCGCCGGCGGCATGCTGACCAAACCCGCGCACGCGTTCTCCGCCCTGCAGGCCGTGCTGATGGCCGCCTCGGCCGGCTCGTTCTCGCATTTGGTGGACGAGAACTTCATCCTCGACAAACGCGTCGTCGGCGGCATGCAACAGGTGTCGATCCGTATGGCAGCCGCCCTCGGCGACGACGTCTTTCTCGGCGCCCCGGTCAGAACCGTTCGATGGAACCCCGAGGGAGCAGTGGTGATCGCCGACGGCGACATCGAAGTGCACGCGTCGCGCGTGATTCTCGCCGTTCCACCGAACCTCTACTCCCGCATTTCGTACGACCCCCCGTTGCCGCGGCGTCAACACCAGATGCACCAACACCAATCGCTCGGACTCGTCATCAAGGTCCACGCCGTCTACAACACGCCCTTCTGGCGCGAGGACGGCCTGTCGGGAACCGGCTTCGGCGCCTCCGAAATCGTCCAAGAGGTCTACGACAACACCAACTACCAGGACAACCGCGGCACCCTCGTCGGTTTCGTGTCGGACGCCAAAGCCGACGCGATGTTCGAGTTGGACGAACAGCAACGTCGCGCAAAGATTCTCGGCTCGTTCGCACGCTACCTCGGACCGAAAGCCGCTGAGCCCGAGGTCTATTACGAATCCGACTGGGGTTCGGAGGAATGGACCCGCGGCGCGTACGCAGCCAGCTTCGACCTCGGCGGATTACACCGCTACGGCAAGGACAGCCGCACCCCGGTCGGGCCGATCCACTTCTCCTGCTCCGATATTGCCGCTGAGGGATATCAACACGTCGACGGCGCCGTGCGAATGGGGCACCGCACCGCCGCGGCAATCGCCGCGGCTGTCGGCAGTTAG
- a CDS encoding nuclear transport factor 2 family protein, whose translation MTSIDNSGAPGTESSLHPELQILIDRRAIHDVVLRYCKAIDQVDADLVRSCYQDGALDYHLGFTGTVDEFIAWCWPALEQLNGTRHVLANHLSEVDGDVATAESYVLAYHWQEPFDDPARNYVGHGKYIDRFARGGDGVWRISERRVVADFITGISAITVPPVEDNG comes from the coding sequence ATGACCTCGATCGACAACTCCGGCGCACCGGGCACGGAGTCGAGTCTGCATCCCGAGCTGCAGATCTTGATCGATCGCCGCGCTATCCACGATGTGGTCTTGCGCTACTGCAAAGCTATCGACCAGGTCGATGCCGATCTCGTGCGCAGCTGCTATCAGGACGGGGCTCTCGACTATCACCTCGGTTTCACCGGAACGGTGGACGAGTTCATCGCGTGGTGTTGGCCGGCGCTCGAACAGCTGAACGGCACCAGGCATGTGCTTGCGAATCACCTGTCCGAAGTGGACGGGGATGTAGCTACGGCAGAGTCCTACGTGCTCGCCTACCACTGGCAGGAGCCGTTCGACGATCCTGCGAGAAACTATGTCGGACACGGTAAGTACATCGACCGATTCGCTCGTGGTGGCGACGGGGTCTGGCGGATCTCCGAGCGCCGAGTAGTCGCAGACTTCATCACCGGGATATCCGCGATTACCGTTCCCCCCGTAGAGGACAACGGCTAG
- a CDS encoding alpha/beta hydrolase — MRDNAVPPMHLSGVHSARAKLESIQRPPGPDMNSVDRLTIDGPHGSIPIRIYRPHCAPATDAPALVWFHGGGMIMGTLDSFDRMAREISAGTGAVVVNVDYRLAPEFTFPVANDEAYAATEWVVAHAKNWGVSASRVAVGGDSAGGGLAAATSLRARNTAGPHLVQQILVYPGVERRQDRPSMRQFGDSPLLSAGDIDWMKALYLGDDPAADDEYGTPAKASDLSGLPPAIVVSAHGDPIRDGVEEYGRRLQDAHVPTAMIRYPGLAHGFLMHTATVPRARVAMAEICALASARFAATEVCGGLT, encoded by the coding sequence ATGCGTGACAACGCCGTACCGCCTATGCATCTCTCGGGTGTGCACTCGGCACGCGCAAAGTTGGAATCGATTCAGCGCCCACCGGGTCCGGATATGAATTCGGTGGACCGCCTCACGATCGACGGTCCACATGGCTCGATTCCGATCCGGATCTACAGACCCCATTGCGCCCCAGCGACCGACGCACCCGCGCTGGTGTGGTTCCACGGTGGCGGAATGATCATGGGCACATTGGATTCGTTCGACAGGATGGCGCGGGAGATATCAGCGGGAACGGGTGCTGTGGTGGTGAATGTCGATTACCGACTCGCTCCTGAGTTTACTTTTCCTGTTGCAAATGACGAGGCCTACGCAGCGACCGAATGGGTGGTGGCGCACGCAAAGAACTGGGGCGTCTCGGCGAGCCGGGTCGCCGTGGGGGGTGACAGCGCGGGCGGCGGCCTTGCCGCTGCCACCTCTCTGCGGGCCCGAAACACCGCTGGTCCACATTTAGTGCAGCAGATTCTGGTGTACCCGGGGGTCGAACGCAGGCAAGACCGCCCGTCGATGCGGCAGTTCGGGGACAGCCCGCTGCTGAGCGCTGGAGACATCGATTGGATGAAAGCCCTCTATCTCGGCGATGATCCAGCCGCCGACGACGAATACGGCACCCCAGCCAAGGCCAGCGATCTCTCCGGCCTTCCGCCTGCAATCGTCGTCTCTGCCCATGGCGATCCCATTCGAGACGGCGTCGAAGAATACGGTCGCCGATTACAGGACGCGCACGTCCCCACTGCGATGATCCGATACCCGGGTCTCGCCCACGGATTCCTCATGCACACGGCAACCGTTCCGCGTGCCCGCGTCGCAATGGCCGAGATCTGTGCGCTCGCATCAGCACGCTTCGCGGCGACGGAAGTCTGCGGTGGACTCACATGA
- a CDS encoding FAD-dependent oxidoreductase produces the protein MIDPTIKPVRDMAVADWSHRADVVVAGFGIAGVTAAIEAARAGARVLVLELLGGGGGAAAMSGGFIYLGGGTPLQKSLGFEDSVDHMKAFMKAALGPGVDVAKIEEYCEGSVNHYNWLVDAGVEFEESFWGEPGWEPPHGEGLMYSGGENAAPFNATIPPAPRGHLPKKSESAEGQQLPGGHMLMQPLIETARSLGVDVLYDCRAKSLIVNDDGLVTGVMVRRYGSDFAVRAERGVVLATGSFAYDNDMLTDSAPHILGRPAASIESHDGRSIRMAQALGAATAHMDATEIAIFSDPQLMARGILVNGRGQRFVAEDTYPGRIGQEVLLRQGGDAFLVIDEASYEEASATVSTSSIMRSAPKWVCESVAELESEMGIPAGGLTSTVEVYNRHAVSESDPFLGKKPEWVRTLGTPIAAYDLRGMTGGFTLGGLKTTVDSEVLHVSGEPIPGLFAAGRCTSGVCAGGYASGASLGDGSFFGRRAGKSAAASTRTTPASDQVPS, from the coding sequence ATGATCGATCCGACCATCAAACCTGTACGTGACATGGCCGTCGCTGACTGGTCCCATCGAGCAGACGTAGTCGTTGCGGGCTTCGGTATCGCCGGTGTCACTGCGGCGATCGAAGCTGCGCGGGCAGGCGCACGCGTTCTTGTTCTCGAGCTACTTGGCGGCGGTGGTGGCGCAGCGGCGATGTCCGGCGGTTTCATCTATCTGGGCGGGGGCACCCCACTGCAGAAGTCCCTCGGTTTCGAGGACTCCGTCGACCACATGAAGGCTTTCATGAAAGCCGCTCTGGGGCCTGGCGTCGATGTCGCCAAAATCGAGGAGTACTGCGAAGGCAGTGTGAACCACTACAACTGGCTCGTCGATGCCGGCGTCGAGTTCGAAGAATCCTTCTGGGGTGAGCCAGGCTGGGAACCTCCACACGGTGAAGGACTCATGTATTCCGGTGGTGAAAATGCCGCCCCGTTCAATGCAACGATTCCGCCGGCTCCTCGTGGGCACCTGCCCAAGAAGTCGGAATCGGCGGAGGGACAACAACTCCCCGGCGGCCACATGCTCATGCAACCGCTCATCGAGACGGCCAGGTCGCTCGGAGTGGACGTACTCTACGACTGCCGTGCCAAGTCTTTGATCGTCAACGACGACGGACTGGTCACCGGAGTGATGGTTCGCCGATACGGATCCGATTTCGCAGTTCGCGCCGAACGCGGGGTCGTGCTGGCCACAGGGAGTTTCGCATACGACAACGACATGCTCACCGACAGCGCGCCCCACATCCTGGGCCGGCCCGCCGCGTCGATCGAAAGCCATGACGGACGGTCGATTCGGATGGCGCAGGCGCTAGGTGCAGCGACCGCCCATATGGACGCAACGGAAATCGCAATATTCAGCGATCCACAACTGATGGCACGCGGAATCCTCGTCAACGGTCGAGGTCAACGCTTCGTCGCGGAGGACACGTATCCGGGGCGCATCGGGCAGGAAGTGCTGCTACGTCAGGGCGGCGATGCATTCCTCGTCATCGACGAGGCATCCTACGAAGAGGCGTCGGCGACCGTGTCTACAAGTTCCATCATGCGTTCGGCACCGAAATGGGTGTGCGAGAGCGTCGCCGAACTTGAGTCCGAGATGGGAATCCCTGCCGGTGGACTGACGTCGACCGTAGAAGTGTACAACCGTCACGCAGTCTCGGAGTCCGACCCGTTCCTGGGAAAGAAGCCCGAATGGGTACGCACGTTGGGGACACCGATCGCAGCGTACGATCTGCGAGGGATGACGGGCGGGTTCACGCTCGGAGGCCTCAAGACGACGGTCGATTCCGAGGTTCTGCACGTCTCGGGAGAACCGATACCCGGATTGTTCGCGGCGGGTCGGTGTACGTCCGGGGTGTGTGCCGGCGGTTACGCCAGCGGCGCCAGCTTGGGTGACGGCAGCTTCTTCGGTCGTCGCGCGGGGAAGAGTGCCGCCGCTTCGACTCGGACGACACCCGCAAGTGATCAGGTACCTTCGTGA
- a CDS encoding NAD-dependent succinate-semialdehyde dehydrogenase, whose product MNNFDDLRRTLPTGLWIDGEQTAAVDGGVFAVQDPATGAHIADVADARVKDAVRALDSAERVQEEWAATAPRQRSTILRAAWERVIDRTEDFALLMTMEMGKALAESRGEVAYGAEFLRWFSEEAVRIQGRYTTSPSGNGRILVTKVPVGPTLAVTPWNFPLAMGTRKIGPALAAGCTIIVKPAEDTPLTMLLLAEVFAEAGLPPGVLSVLPASDAVAVTEPLLADPRLRKVTFTGSTRVGKILIGASAENVLRTSMELGGNAPFVVFDDADVDAAVDGAMAAKMRNGGEACTAANRLIVANSVREEFTSKLTARISALTLGPGTDAETDIGPLVNEKQRRNVATLVDDAVAAGARVRTGGHSVDGPGYFFEPTVLDNVPANSLITTQEIFGPVAAITGFDTEAEGIAAANATEYGLAAYIYTQSVDRAFRVADKIDSGMVGVNRGVISDVAAPFGGMKQSGLGSEGGTEGIEEYLETKYIGFA is encoded by the coding sequence ATGAACAACTTCGACGACCTCCGACGCACTCTGCCCACCGGGCTGTGGATCGACGGCGAACAGACCGCAGCAGTAGACGGCGGCGTCTTCGCAGTGCAGGATCCGGCTACCGGTGCGCACATCGCCGATGTCGCCGACGCGCGCGTGAAAGACGCCGTGCGTGCCCTCGATTCCGCAGAACGAGTGCAGGAGGAGTGGGCTGCAACCGCGCCGCGACAGCGATCGACCATCTTGCGTGCGGCATGGGAGCGGGTCATCGATCGCACGGAGGACTTCGCTCTGCTGATGACGATGGAAATGGGCAAGGCCCTGGCGGAGAGTCGCGGCGAGGTCGCCTACGGTGCCGAGTTCCTACGCTGGTTCAGCGAGGAAGCCGTCCGCATTCAGGGCCGCTACACCACCTCTCCGTCGGGGAACGGAAGGATTCTGGTTACCAAGGTTCCAGTCGGTCCCACCCTGGCGGTGACACCGTGGAACTTCCCACTCGCGATGGGCACCCGCAAGATCGGCCCGGCTCTGGCAGCGGGGTGCACCATCATCGTCAAGCCTGCGGAGGACACCCCTCTGACGATGCTGCTGCTTGCGGAGGTCTTCGCCGAAGCTGGACTACCGCCGGGCGTGCTGTCGGTGCTTCCCGCGTCCGATGCCGTTGCCGTGACCGAGCCGTTGCTCGCCGATCCGCGTCTGCGAAAGGTCACCTTCACCGGTTCCACTCGAGTCGGCAAGATCCTGATCGGAGCGTCGGCCGAGAACGTTCTACGCACCTCGATGGAACTCGGCGGCAACGCACCCTTCGTGGTGTTCGACGACGCCGACGTCGACGCGGCCGTGGACGGAGCCATGGCCGCCAAGATGCGCAACGGCGGTGAGGCCTGCACTGCCGCCAATCGCCTGATCGTTGCAAACTCGGTGCGGGAGGAATTCACGAGCAAGCTGACAGCCAGAATTTCCGCACTCACGCTGGGACCCGGCACAGACGCCGAGACCGATATCGGCCCTCTCGTCAACGAGAAACAGCGCCGCAACGTTGCCACCCTCGTCGACGACGCGGTCGCGGCAGGGGCACGGGTACGCACCGGCGGACACAGTGTCGACGGTCCCGGTTACTTTTTCGAGCCCACGGTTCTCGACAATGTGCCCGCGAACTCCCTCATCACGACGCAAGAGATATTCGGACCCGTCGCCGCCATCACCGGGTTCGATACCGAAGCCGAGGGTATTGCGGCCGCAAACGCCACCGAATACGGTCTCGCTGCCTATATTTACACGCAGAGCGTCGATCGTGCTTTCCGCGTCGCCGACAAGATCGACAGCGGCATGGTCGGCGTCAACCGAGGCGTGATCTCCGACGTCGCGGCGCCATTCGGTGGGATGAAGCAGTCCGGCCTCGGTAGCGAAGGGGGTACCGAAGGCATCGAGGAGTATCTGGAAACCAAATACATCGGTTTCGCCTGA